cattttaaaCAATTTATCTTGTCTGAAAGCGTCAAACTCCACATACCCAGTTGACCGGGAGATCTGTGGCTAAATCGAGTGCGTCTACTGAGCTGGCCAATCCGATAGCTCTAATCCCTGTGCCTACCTACAGTTTCCACAACCCCGGCCACAGCAACATTTGATACTAGCCTACTTGAGATTTCATaacgtttaaaaccatgaccagagaaagactgtcaaagaatacagcaaagagctgctgttttttttGAGTGACTTCATgtctcattttttatttaacactgTCAAgactgtttttattcaacactattacaaaacataaaacacgttTCGCTCCACTTCTACTCgcgctgcagctgcaatgaatgagtagccaagtgtATCAATAGCCCTGCGTTTTTAAAATTATTAGCAGCTCGTCGTGTCTATTTTAATATCAAGGAGTATTTCACTTTCTCTAGTCATAGGTACAAATTCACGTAGTTCATGAGGCAGATGCGGTGCGACTCAAGtttcgccatcaggtggaagactatgaccctctctctggtcagtctcaccagagGAAATGAAGGACGGTGAGAGGCGCACCCTCTGCTATTCCCTCTCTCCGCTGAGAATAATGCTGTGTTGAAAATCACTGGGAACTCGCGATTTTCTAACTTCCgagcgttcaagacaactgggaactctgaaaaaaaaaaaactggggGAAATCGTTTTGagcggtcatccaactcagaaaaCCTGACAACTTTCTAGAACTCAAACTTTTTGACTTGAAgttcactgacgtcatgatttgaccttatTTTTTTcacagttcccagttgtcttgaaagcacaatggccatcagatgcaggtacactatatatacaaaagtatgtggactccccttagtggattaggctatttcagccacacccgttgctgacaggtgtataaaatagaccacacagccatgcaatcttcgtagacaaacattagcagtagaatgacccgtactgaagagctcagtgactttcaatgtgccACCTTtccaagtgctgttattgtgaagtggaaacgtctaggagcaacaaaggctcagccgcaaagtggtaggccacacaagctcacaggacgggcccgccgagtgctgaagcgcgtagtgtgtaaaaatagtctgtcctcagttgcaacacttactacgagttccaaactgcctctggaagcaacgtcagccaCACTGTATAACCCGTGTGCGATAGTCATCTTGTTCAGTTCCCTTccctttcttgggtacaggaacaataattgacatcttgaagcaagtggggacaccagactggggatatggagagattTAATATGTTCCCAAACACTTTGTAAGAACATTGGAGAAGGACCTCCCAATGAAAATGTAATTGCTTGATTAATTAGGCCTACTAATTTATAGGTCAAATGATACATGTTTTAGGAATGGTTGGATCATACAAAAAATATCAATAAATGGACATTATAGGGAATAATTTTTCTACACTAATAAAAAAAGATGCACAAAATTAGACATTTTGGGGAGAAATAAGTGCATGGCAGTTTTGGACAAATGCAGAATATGCATGCCTACCCCACTAGAACAACATTGTATTTATTGTCAAGTAGTTAGTTGGTCGTCAGCCTAGAACTCTACCATAATCCAGTTATGAATTGTCCCAGTATACATATAGCTTTGGTGCATCAGGCTGATCCAAGTTGATGACATCAGTTGTTGTCCGGTGTTCTCCACGTGGGGTCGAAACCGTTAGCACCTAGACTAGTGACTAGCCAGTCCTACATTACGATAATGCAGGACAAGACACATCAGCCACACTGTATAACCGGTGTCGTTACTGCCTCGTGTTTTTCCTTGTTGACAACTGTAGTATACAGCCACAGCCCTCCACACGTCTCACACGTGACAGTGAGAGATGCATGACAAGGAACAGTTACTGGCCAATCAGTATTTATGTAGTCACTGTGTGGTTATATTCTCAAGCAATGAGAGCGCTTTGTACCATCTGCCAACCAACCACGGCCGAGCACACAGTTCAGCACGTGCAGCGCATGGTAGGGATTCACATGTTACCCCTCGCTGTACTGAGGACTTTGAAAGGTAAACGGAATCTAAAACGAGGGAAAGGAGGAAACAGTACTGAGACGTTGAGAACAGAGGACTCTACAACTATAGCGCGCCATCAACATCAGTGTTGGTCATTGGTTTTTGAATAAGATCTTCTTACAATTGCAATTGGAGAAGGAATACCGGTTATTCAACTAGTTATCCATTTGACTGTTTTATTGAATTGTCTTCGCATCGACTTCATCCTAAAAGGTAATATATATATCATAGGCTATAGACAACTGTAACTTATGTTTTTCTATACATATCTGCTTCCCCAGATCTATTTTATCTAGCTTTGAACGTTCAACCTGCACTCTTGGCTACAATATTTAAGCCAAAAGTCTAATCATTATTGGTTGTTCCTTAAGTATGCGCTGGTTCAGGATCAGCTTTCCCTGCTCTAGTCTGAACCTTCCATCATGGCTAACGCCTCAAACCTGGAATCAGTTAATGTCTTTACAGTTGTTTCTGTGTATGTTATCTATATATAAGCGCTTCATACAGTATAGACTAAAATTGAAAGTAAAAGCATAGCGATTTTATGAGAAGCATTCAATGAACATACACAACTTTGTAATGCGTGAAACAATGTAGTGTATAAGGCAGCCTTTGTCATTTTGTTTTAGGATAATCAGTTAGTTTGATGTTACAGTGGTCAGATCGGATGTTTGAAATGTAACTAATAGCTGACAAAATCCTAGAGCCATACAGTCAAACCCCACATGACCTTGTACGTCACACCCCCACACAGCACATGTTCACATGTATAGCAAAGCAACAGCTGGTGGAGTTTATCCCAAGATCAGTGACTAACAGCATTCCTTCTTGAATATTTATTAGGGGACACACCTACTAGTTTTCTGGAGCATGGTGTAAAAACCACAAATTTGCAttgttattgttttgtattcataGTTTTAATTTAAATTGTGATAGATATGACTGTCACTCTGTTAAAGTTTTTTTCTTTCTACATACAACACTTGTTATAATGCCTAGGTCAGCATTAACTCTACATCAGTTACTCTGAGGTATTTCTGATATTCCTTGTGACtgatctctctcactttctctagGGATGCAATTGTTGAGCATGTCCACCAAATGGCCGACCTATGATTCCCGCTCCTCCACACCCAGCTTCCTCCTCAGCGAGAGCGACGTGACTGAGGACGAGGCAGACATTGATGTCTTCACCTCCGAAAGTGAGGGAGATAGCTCAGGGGGTGGCAAGACCTGCTCAGTATCTAGGTTACACTGGTCCATGGCTGGGAGTGGACAAGCAAAATGCTTTCCTCACACCACCGCCTACCCATCCATGATGGCTTCCCCTGGCAGTGCTGCATTAagcacaaagggaagcacagaggAGACCATGCAAGGAGACCTGGTCTTCGCTCAGAAAGTGAGTTTTGTTGTTTAAAGACTGCTTTGACTGATTTGAAAATACTGAGTTACTGATTTTTGCATCCAGAGACATTATCAGACAGTGGATATGTATGTtttctgtttcctttctctcctaGTGTTCAGAGCTGCAAAGGTTTATCAGACCCCTGTTGGAGCTTCTGAATGGACTCAAGAAAGGGAGATTTGAGAGAGGTCTTAGCAGTTTCCAGTCGAGCGTTGCCATCGATAGACTCCAGAGGATCCTGGGTATTCTTCAGAAACCTGAAATGGGGTAAGCAAACCAAACCATCTTGTGTATGTCTAGCAAACAGTAATTTATGGCGTAGTTCAAATGTTATTAATGACAGTACTCTTTCCACAGAGAGAAATTCCTCCGCACCCTTCTGCAGGTAGAGATGATGCTGAAGATGTGGTTCCCCCATGTGACCCCTGTCGCTGCCACCCAGAACACCACACCCAGTCTTCCGCCACGATGGCACCAAAATCAgctgtgcatgccagtcaaggTGGGTCTCTTACTGCTCTAGTTATCGCTGTTTAATATATCATTGTTATAATGATTCTCACACAATCTATAATATGTAAGACTTGTATCTCATTTGTTTTTCTTCACTCTTGCTCCATCAGAAGCGCAAGCTTAGCTGGTTGGACTCTGACTTCCCCAATGCCGCCCCACCCAGCTGCAAGCGCCTGCAGCGCGAGGACAACTACCAGGAAATGACCTCACAAGACTCTTGCCCATTGAGCACAGACACCTATTACCCGTCATGTCTGACTGTCAGCAAGAGAAGAAAGGGAAATAAGAGGCTTGAAATTTCACCTTGCTCAGCATGTGGTAGCCCAGCCACACAAGACAGCCGTGTCTCCTCCACCCTCCTGGTCTTTCACTCACATCAGCTCTCCCTCCATGGACATCAGCCACAGAGGTACCACAGCAGGCCTGGAACAgtgaagacagagacagatattgCATCAGTGGAAACCCAAAGGAGGGGTCAGTCTATCCCCATATTACTGAGGTCTATGAAACAAGAGCCGGAGTAGAAGATATAAAACTGAACTCGGAAGTCATTGCACCGTTTGACCATCTTTTGTCAGTGTTGGagagttatttaaaaaaatattgaaatGTACCTGggaatatttttttatgtttgatGTGATAAAGCAGTGGTTTAATTTTtcaatttttgtatttttttatactgGTTTGAAACAAGATAATTTTGTATTTCAGAATTATCAACAAAAATACAATCACATGAAATACACTATGC
This genomic interval from Oncorhynchus clarkii lewisi isolate Uvic-CL-2024 chromosome 18, UVic_Ocla_1.0, whole genome shotgun sequence contains the following:
- the LOC139373314 gene encoding uncharacterized protein; translation: MQLLSMSTKWPTYDSRSSTPSFLLSESDVTEDEADIDVFTSESEGDSSGGGKTCSVSRLHWSMAGSGQAKCFPHTTAYPSMMASPGSAALSTKGSTEETMQGDLVFAQKCSELQRFIRPLLELLNGLKKGRFERGLSSFQSSVAIDRLQRILGILQKPEMGEKFLRTLLQVEMMLKMWFPHVTPVAATQNTTPSLPPRWHQNQLCMPVKKRKLSWLDSDFPNAAPPSCKRLQREDNYQEMTSQDSCPLSTDTYYPSCLTVSKRRKGNKRLEISPCSACGSPATQDSRVSSTLLVFHSHQLSLHGHQPQRYHSRPGTVKTETDIASVETQRRGQSIPILLRSMKQEPE